The Raphanus sativus cultivar WK10039 unplaced genomic scaffold, ASM80110v3 Scaffold2513, whole genome shotgun sequence genome has a window encoding:
- the LOC130505696 gene encoding triacylglycerol lipase OBL1-like, translated as MYQTDMKFCSSYFLVDPTKASVLDLLLLLFFPNLTNTGFIDSPPDTLKSVRRTFASRWIIVLAVLVQKILMLLREPFASVGRFLTYWPNLLTANGGFFKLILHILTGKLVQPEESSATYVSFVGCTDRRVELDKKISVGTIEYKSMLSIMASKMDFVSYYDFYN; from the exons ATGTACCAAACCGATATGAAATTCTGTAGTAGCTATTTTCTGGTCGATCCGACCAAAGCGAGTGTTCTTGATCTCCTTCTCCTTTTATTTTTCCCCAACCTGACCAACACAGGATTCATAGATTCTCCCCCGGACACGCTCAAAAGCGTCCGGAGAACTTTCGCAAGTCGATGGATCATTGTGTTAGCCGTTTTGGTTCAAAAGATATTAATGCTCTTAAGAGAACCCTTTGCATCCGTAGGTCGTTTCCTCACCTATTGGCCTAATCTTCTTACGGCAAATGGAGGCTTCTTCAAGTTGATACTTCATATTTTGACAG GAAAGTTGGTACAGCCTGAGGAATCGTCGGCGACATATGTGTCATTTGTAGGATGCACAGATCGAAGAGTAGAGCTTGACAAGAAGATAAGTGTTGGTACCATCGAGTACAAGTCGATGTTGTCAATAATGGCTTCTAAG ATGGACTTCGTGAGTTACTACGACTTTTACAACG